A stretch of the Gracilinanus agilis isolate LMUSP501 chromosome 4, AgileGrace, whole genome shotgun sequence genome encodes the following:
- the LOC123244898 gene encoding butyrophilin-like protein 9 isoform X2 — translation MVDIPDFPRLFQSSSLTSCFLLLLYLMEVNAEEEMVIGHREPILAMVGEEVEFPCYLPSKLDAEDMEIRFFRNKISEIVHIYQDRQEPFNRQMVQYQGRAQLLKDYIQEGSVALRLLHIIPADEGQYGCLFQSKDFSNNATWELEVAGLGSDPNIYIEGFEDGGILLRCSSKGWYPKPKAIWKDYQEQQLPALSKAITQDAQGLFHLEMSVVVKEGAHSHVACSIQNTLLVQKKEFTIHIADVFLPKNSVWRGSFIGTFMGLVSLLVLCMILAFYFFQKQRRSKEKLRKKSEKEKGKLTAELDWRRAEGQAEWRAAKRYAVNVTLDPDTAHPSLKVSEDGKSVLYWNIKQDLPDNPKRFENQLCVLGQEGFISGKHYWEVEVGEKSRWLFGVCSDSVDRKVEVKLCPGTGYWVIGLWNGCEYFIFNPHRVSLTLRVPPRRVGVFLDYEAGKVSFFNVTDNSHIFTFTDKFSGTLRPYFRPRSHDGGEQVIPLTICPLPNKGDRVAAEDDDCDTWLQPYDLSESADCDIWLQPRDLSDSAEIRILKNWEE, via the exons ATGGTGGATATCCCAGATTTTCCTCGTTTATTCCAGAGTTCTTCTTTAACCAGttgtttcctcctccttctctatcTTATGGAGGTGAATGCAG aagaagaaatggtgATTGGTCATAGAGAACCTATTCTGGCCATGGTTGGGGAGGAGGTGGAGTTTCCCTGCTATCTACCTTCCAAACTGGATGCAGAAGACATGGAGATACGCTTTTTCCGGAACAAAATCTCTGAAATCGTCCATATCTACCAGGATAGGCAGGAGCCATTCAACAGACAGATGGTACAATACCAGGGCCGGGCACAATTATTGAAGGATTACATACAGGAAGGAAGTGTGGCCTTACGTCTCCTCCACATTATTCCTGCTGATGAAGGTCAATATGGATGCCTCTTTCAATCTAAGGACTTCTCCAACAATGCTACCTGGGAGCTGGAAGTTGCTG GGCTGGGCTCCGATCCAAATATATACATCGAAGGTTTTGAAGATGGAGGCATCCTACTAAGGTGTAGTTCCAAAGGCTGGTACCCCAAACCAAAGGCTATATGGAAAGATTATCAAGAACAACAACTACCTGCCCTATCAAAAGCTATAACCCAGGATGCTCAAGGACTGTTCCACTTGGAAATGTCTGTGGTGGTCAAAGAGGGAGCCCATAGCCATGTGGCTTGTTCTATCCAGAACACCCTCCTTGTGCAAAAGAAAGAATTTACAATTCATATAGCAG ATGTGTTTTTACCAAAAAATTCTGTGTGGAGAGGATCATTCATTGGAACCTTCATGGGGCTGGTTAGCCTTCTGGTGCTCTGCATGATtctagcattctatttcttccagAAGCAACGAAGATCCAAAG aaaaactgaggaaaaagtcagagaaagaaaaag GAAAACTCACAGCTGAGTTGG ATTGGAGAAGAGCAGAAGGACAAGCTG aaTGGAGAGCAGCCAAAAGATATGCAG TGAACGTAACTCTGGATCCAGATACTGCTCATCCCAGCCTTAAGGTCTCTGAAGATGGCAAGAGTGTTCTCTATTGGAATATTAAGCAGGACCTGCCGGATAACCCTAAGAGATTTGAAAACCAACTTTGTGTCTTAGGTCAGGAAGGTTTCATTTCAGGGAAGCACTATTGGGAGGTAGAGGTGGGGGAGAAAAGCAGGTGGCTCTTTGGTGTGTGTTCTGACTCAGTGGACCGCAAAGTAGAGGTAAAGCTATGCCCTGGGACTGGTTACTGGGTGATAGGACTGTGGAATGGCTGTGAGTATTTTATCTTTAATCCTCATCGGGTTTCTCTAACATTGAGAGTGCCTCCCAGGCGAGTAGGGGTCTTCTTGGACTATGAGGCTGGAAAGGTCTCTTTCTTTAATGTAACTGACAACTCCCACATATTCACCTTCACTGACAAATTCTCTGGGACTCTTCGCCCCTATTTTCGGCCCCGATCCCATGATGGAGGAGAACAGGTCATTCCTTTGACCATCTGCCCATTGCCCAACAAGGGTGATAGAGTAGCTGCTGAAGATGATGATTGTGACACGTGGTTACAACCCTATGATTTATCAGAGAGTGCTGATTGTGACATCTGGTTACAACCCCGTGATTTATCAGATAGTGCTGAAATTAGGATCCTTAAGAACTGGGAAGAGTAA
- the LOC123244898 gene encoding butyrophilin-like protein 9 isoform X3, with translation MQDRQEPFNRQMVQYQGRAQLLKDYIQEGSVALRLLHIIPADEGQYGCLFQSKDFSNNATWELEVAGLGSDPNIYIEGFEDGGILLRCSSKGWYPKPKAIWKDYQEQQLPALSKAITQDAQGLFHLEMSVVVKEGAHSHVACSIQNTLLVQKKEFTIHIADVFLPKNSVWRGSFIGTFMGLVSLLVLCMILAFYFFQKQRRSKEKLRKKSEKEKGKLTAELGKLQTEIDWRRAEGQAEWRAAKRYAVNVTLDPDTAHPSLKVSEDGKSVLYWNIKQDLPDNPKRFENQLCVLGQEGFISGKHYWEVEVGEKSRWLFGVCSDSVDRKVEVKLCPGTGYWVIGLWNGCEYFIFNPHRVSLTLRVPPRRVGVFLDYEAGKVSFFNVTDNSHIFTFTDKFSGTLRPYFRPRSHDGGEQVIPLTICPLPNKGDRVAAEDDDCDTWLQPYDLSESADCDIWLQPRDLSDSAEIRILKNWEE, from the exons ATGCAG GATAGGCAGGAGCCATTCAACAGACAGATGGTACAATACCAGGGCCGGGCACAATTATTGAAGGATTACATACAGGAAGGAAGTGTGGCCTTACGTCTCCTCCACATTATTCCTGCTGATGAAGGTCAATATGGATGCCTCTTTCAATCTAAGGACTTCTCCAACAATGCTACCTGGGAGCTGGAAGTTGCTG GGCTGGGCTCCGATCCAAATATATACATCGAAGGTTTTGAAGATGGAGGCATCCTACTAAGGTGTAGTTCCAAAGGCTGGTACCCCAAACCAAAGGCTATATGGAAAGATTATCAAGAACAACAACTACCTGCCCTATCAAAAGCTATAACCCAGGATGCTCAAGGACTGTTCCACTTGGAAATGTCTGTGGTGGTCAAAGAGGGAGCCCATAGCCATGTGGCTTGTTCTATCCAGAACACCCTCCTTGTGCAAAAGAAAGAATTTACAATTCATATAGCAG ATGTGTTTTTACCAAAAAATTCTGTGTGGAGAGGATCATTCATTGGAACCTTCATGGGGCTGGTTAGCCTTCTGGTGCTCTGCATGATtctagcattctatttcttccagAAGCAACGAAGATCCAAAG aaaaactgaggaaaaagtcagagaaagaaaaag GAAAACTCACAGCTGAGTTGG GTAAGCTTCAGACAGAAATTG ATTGGAGAAGAGCAGAAGGACAAGCTG aaTGGAGAGCAGCCAAAAGATATGCAG TGAACGTAACTCTGGATCCAGATACTGCTCATCCCAGCCTTAAGGTCTCTGAAGATGGCAAGAGTGTTCTCTATTGGAATATTAAGCAGGACCTGCCGGATAACCCTAAGAGATTTGAAAACCAACTTTGTGTCTTAGGTCAGGAAGGTTTCATTTCAGGGAAGCACTATTGGGAGGTAGAGGTGGGGGAGAAAAGCAGGTGGCTCTTTGGTGTGTGTTCTGACTCAGTGGACCGCAAAGTAGAGGTAAAGCTATGCCCTGGGACTGGTTACTGGGTGATAGGACTGTGGAATGGCTGTGAGTATTTTATCTTTAATCCTCATCGGGTTTCTCTAACATTGAGAGTGCCTCCCAGGCGAGTAGGGGTCTTCTTGGACTATGAGGCTGGAAAGGTCTCTTTCTTTAATGTAACTGACAACTCCCACATATTCACCTTCACTGACAAATTCTCTGGGACTCTTCGCCCCTATTTTCGGCCCCGATCCCATGATGGAGGAGAACAGGTCATTCCTTTGACCATCTGCCCATTGCCCAACAAGGGTGATAGAGTAGCTGCTGAAGATGATGATTGTGACACGTGGTTACAACCCTATGATTTATCAGAGAGTGCTGATTGTGACATCTGGTTACAACCCCGTGATTTATCAGATAGTGCTGAAATTAGGATCCTTAAGAACTGGGAAGAGTAA
- the LOC123244898 gene encoding butyrophilin-like protein 9 isoform X4, with protein MVQYQGRAQLLKDYIQEGSVALRLLHIIPADEGQYGCLFQSKDFSNNATWELEVAGLGSDPNIYIEGFEDGGILLRCSSKGWYPKPKAIWKDYQEQQLPALSKAITQDAQGLFHLEMSVVVKEGAHSHVACSIQNTLLVQKKEFTIHIADVFLPKNSVWRGSFIGTFMGLVSLLVLCMILAFYFFQKQRRSKEKLRKKSEKEKGKLTAELGKLQTEIDWRRAEGQAEWRAAKRYAVNVTLDPDTAHPSLKVSEDGKSVLYWNIKQDLPDNPKRFENQLCVLGQEGFISGKHYWEVEVGEKSRWLFGVCSDSVDRKVEVKLCPGTGYWVIGLWNGCEYFIFNPHRVSLTLRVPPRRVGVFLDYEAGKVSFFNVTDNSHIFTFTDKFSGTLRPYFRPRSHDGGEQVIPLTICPLPNKGDRVAAEDDDCDTWLQPYDLSESADCDIWLQPRDLSDSAEIRILKNWEE; from the exons ATGGTACAATACCAGGGCCGGGCACAATTATTGAAGGATTACATACAGGAAGGAAGTGTGGCCTTACGTCTCCTCCACATTATTCCTGCTGATGAAGGTCAATATGGATGCCTCTTTCAATCTAAGGACTTCTCCAACAATGCTACCTGGGAGCTGGAAGTTGCTG GGCTGGGCTCCGATCCAAATATATACATCGAAGGTTTTGAAGATGGAGGCATCCTACTAAGGTGTAGTTCCAAAGGCTGGTACCCCAAACCAAAGGCTATATGGAAAGATTATCAAGAACAACAACTACCTGCCCTATCAAAAGCTATAACCCAGGATGCTCAAGGACTGTTCCACTTGGAAATGTCTGTGGTGGTCAAAGAGGGAGCCCATAGCCATGTGGCTTGTTCTATCCAGAACACCCTCCTTGTGCAAAAGAAAGAATTTACAATTCATATAGCAG ATGTGTTTTTACCAAAAAATTCTGTGTGGAGAGGATCATTCATTGGAACCTTCATGGGGCTGGTTAGCCTTCTGGTGCTCTGCATGATtctagcattctatttcttccagAAGCAACGAAGATCCAAAG aaaaactgaggaaaaagtcagagaaagaaaaag GAAAACTCACAGCTGAGTTGG GTAAGCTTCAGACAGAAATTG ATTGGAGAAGAGCAGAAGGACAAGCTG aaTGGAGAGCAGCCAAAAGATATGCAG TGAACGTAACTCTGGATCCAGATACTGCTCATCCCAGCCTTAAGGTCTCTGAAGATGGCAAGAGTGTTCTCTATTGGAATATTAAGCAGGACCTGCCGGATAACCCTAAGAGATTTGAAAACCAACTTTGTGTCTTAGGTCAGGAAGGTTTCATTTCAGGGAAGCACTATTGGGAGGTAGAGGTGGGGGAGAAAAGCAGGTGGCTCTTTGGTGTGTGTTCTGACTCAGTGGACCGCAAAGTAGAGGTAAAGCTATGCCCTGGGACTGGTTACTGGGTGATAGGACTGTGGAATGGCTGTGAGTATTTTATCTTTAATCCTCATCGGGTTTCTCTAACATTGAGAGTGCCTCCCAGGCGAGTAGGGGTCTTCTTGGACTATGAGGCTGGAAAGGTCTCTTTCTTTAATGTAACTGACAACTCCCACATATTCACCTTCACTGACAAATTCTCTGGGACTCTTCGCCCCTATTTTCGGCCCCGATCCCATGATGGAGGAGAACAGGTCATTCCTTTGACCATCTGCCCATTGCCCAACAAGGGTGATAGAGTAGCTGCTGAAGATGATGATTGTGACACGTGGTTACAACCCTATGATTTATCAGAGAGTGCTGATTGTGACATCTGGTTACAACCCCGTGATTTATCAGATAGTGCTGAAATTAGGATCCTTAAGAACTGGGAAGAGTAA
- the LOC123244898 gene encoding butyrophilin-like protein 9 isoform X1 has translation MVDIPDFPRLFQSSSLTSCFLLLLYLMEVNAEEEMVIGHREPILAMVGEEVEFPCYLPSKLDAEDMEIRFFRNKISEIVHIYQDRQEPFNRQMVQYQGRAQLLKDYIQEGSVALRLLHIIPADEGQYGCLFQSKDFSNNATWELEVAGLGSDPNIYIEGFEDGGILLRCSSKGWYPKPKAIWKDYQEQQLPALSKAITQDAQGLFHLEMSVVVKEGAHSHVACSIQNTLLVQKKEFTIHIADVFLPKNSVWRGSFIGTFMGLVSLLVLCMILAFYFFQKQRRSKEKLRKKSEKEKGKLTAELGKLQTEIDWRRAEGQAEWRAAKRYAVNVTLDPDTAHPSLKVSEDGKSVLYWNIKQDLPDNPKRFENQLCVLGQEGFISGKHYWEVEVGEKSRWLFGVCSDSVDRKVEVKLCPGTGYWVIGLWNGCEYFIFNPHRVSLTLRVPPRRVGVFLDYEAGKVSFFNVTDNSHIFTFTDKFSGTLRPYFRPRSHDGGEQVIPLTICPLPNKGDRVAAEDDDCDTWLQPYDLSESADCDIWLQPRDLSDSAEIRILKNWEE, from the exons ATGGTGGATATCCCAGATTTTCCTCGTTTATTCCAGAGTTCTTCTTTAACCAGttgtttcctcctccttctctatcTTATGGAGGTGAATGCAG aagaagaaatggtgATTGGTCATAGAGAACCTATTCTGGCCATGGTTGGGGAGGAGGTGGAGTTTCCCTGCTATCTACCTTCCAAACTGGATGCAGAAGACATGGAGATACGCTTTTTCCGGAACAAAATCTCTGAAATCGTCCATATCTACCAGGATAGGCAGGAGCCATTCAACAGACAGATGGTACAATACCAGGGCCGGGCACAATTATTGAAGGATTACATACAGGAAGGAAGTGTGGCCTTACGTCTCCTCCACATTATTCCTGCTGATGAAGGTCAATATGGATGCCTCTTTCAATCTAAGGACTTCTCCAACAATGCTACCTGGGAGCTGGAAGTTGCTG GGCTGGGCTCCGATCCAAATATATACATCGAAGGTTTTGAAGATGGAGGCATCCTACTAAGGTGTAGTTCCAAAGGCTGGTACCCCAAACCAAAGGCTATATGGAAAGATTATCAAGAACAACAACTACCTGCCCTATCAAAAGCTATAACCCAGGATGCTCAAGGACTGTTCCACTTGGAAATGTCTGTGGTGGTCAAAGAGGGAGCCCATAGCCATGTGGCTTGTTCTATCCAGAACACCCTCCTTGTGCAAAAGAAAGAATTTACAATTCATATAGCAG ATGTGTTTTTACCAAAAAATTCTGTGTGGAGAGGATCATTCATTGGAACCTTCATGGGGCTGGTTAGCCTTCTGGTGCTCTGCATGATtctagcattctatttcttccagAAGCAACGAAGATCCAAAG aaaaactgaggaaaaagtcagagaaagaaaaag GAAAACTCACAGCTGAGTTGG GTAAGCTTCAGACAGAAATTG ATTGGAGAAGAGCAGAAGGACAAGCTG aaTGGAGAGCAGCCAAAAGATATGCAG TGAACGTAACTCTGGATCCAGATACTGCTCATCCCAGCCTTAAGGTCTCTGAAGATGGCAAGAGTGTTCTCTATTGGAATATTAAGCAGGACCTGCCGGATAACCCTAAGAGATTTGAAAACCAACTTTGTGTCTTAGGTCAGGAAGGTTTCATTTCAGGGAAGCACTATTGGGAGGTAGAGGTGGGGGAGAAAAGCAGGTGGCTCTTTGGTGTGTGTTCTGACTCAGTGGACCGCAAAGTAGAGGTAAAGCTATGCCCTGGGACTGGTTACTGGGTGATAGGACTGTGGAATGGCTGTGAGTATTTTATCTTTAATCCTCATCGGGTTTCTCTAACATTGAGAGTGCCTCCCAGGCGAGTAGGGGTCTTCTTGGACTATGAGGCTGGAAAGGTCTCTTTCTTTAATGTAACTGACAACTCCCACATATTCACCTTCACTGACAAATTCTCTGGGACTCTTCGCCCCTATTTTCGGCCCCGATCCCATGATGGAGGAGAACAGGTCATTCCTTTGACCATCTGCCCATTGCCCAACAAGGGTGATAGAGTAGCTGCTGAAGATGATGATTGTGACACGTGGTTACAACCCTATGATTTATCAGAGAGTGCTGATTGTGACATCTGGTTACAACCCCGTGATTTATCAGATAGTGCTGAAATTAGGATCCTTAAGAACTGGGAAGAGTAA